A single region of the Candidatus Poribacteria bacterium genome encodes:
- a CDS encoding DUF3368 domain-containing protein, producing MQEKPVIVNNTPLVALWSLDQLALLRKIYTEIWIPPAVKAEFLEIKPIERQASLDKAPWIKTVRLTYPQQAAYAGLHQGEASVLALAEEHNARLVIIDELKARRYAQQVGLQVTGTIGVLLLAKEQGLINAIRPPITELQAHGLYLSSALIDKALQLAGETQ from the coding sequence ATGCAAGAAAAGCCAGTCATCGTCAATAATACACCGCTCGTCGCGCTATGGTCACTTGACCAACTTGCTTTGTTGCGGAAAATCTACACAGAAATCTGGATTCCACCGGCGGTCAAAGCGGAGTTTCTCGAAATCAAGCCAATAGAACGCCAAGCATCGCTTGATAAGGCCCCTTGGATTAAAACCGTTCGTTTGACTTATCCACAACAGGCGGCTTATGCGGGACTCCATCAAGGGGAAGCTTCAGTTTTAGCTCTAGCCGAAGAACACAATGCACGTCTAGTTATCATTGACGAACTGAAAGCTCGCAGATATGCCCAACAGGTTGGATTACAGGTTACCGGAACGATTGGCGTTCTACTACTTGCAAAAGAACAAGGGTTGATTAATGCGATTCGGCCTCCTATAACGGAGTTGCAGGCTCATGGTTTATATCTGAGTTCCGCACTCATTGATAAAGCGTTGCAACTTGCCGGTGAAACCCAGTGA